Proteins from a single region of Streptomyces glaucescens:
- the glnA gene encoding type I glutamate--ammonia ligase, which yields MDKQQEFVLRTLEERDIRFVRLWFTDVLGFLKSVAVAPAELEQAFDEGIGFDGSAIEGFARVYESDMIAKPDPSTFQVLPWRAEAPGTARMFCDILMPDGSPSFADPRYVLKRALARTSDLGFTFYTHPEIEFFLLKDRPLDGSRPTPADNSGYFDHTPQNIGMDFRRQAITMLESMGISVEFSHHEGAPGQQEIDLRYADALSTADNIMTFRLVMKQVALEQGVQATFMPKPFSEHPGSGMHTHLSLFEGDRNAFYESGAEYQLSKVGRSFIAGLLRHAAEISAVTNQWVNSYKRIWGGSERTAGAGGEAPSYICWGHNNRSALVRVPMYKPGKTGSARVEVRSLDSGANPYLAYAVLLAAGLKGIEEGYELPPGAEDDVWALSNAERRAMGIEPLPQNLGEALTLMEGSDLVAETLGEHVFDFFLRNKRQEWEEYRSEVTAFELRKNLPVL from the coding sequence ATGGACAAGCAGCAGGAGTTCGTGCTCCGGACCTTGGAGGAGCGCGACATCCGGTTCGTACGCCTGTGGTTCACGGACGTGCTGGGCTTCCTCAAGTCCGTCGCCGTCGCCCCGGCCGAGCTGGAGCAGGCCTTCGACGAGGGCATCGGCTTCGACGGCTCCGCGATCGAGGGCTTCGCCCGCGTCTACGAGTCCGACATGATCGCCAAGCCCGACCCGTCCACCTTCCAGGTCCTGCCCTGGCGCGCGGAGGCCCCCGGCACCGCCCGGATGTTCTGCGACATCCTCATGCCGGACGGCTCCCCGTCCTTCGCGGACCCGCGCTACGTCCTCAAGCGCGCCCTGGCCCGCACCTCCGACCTGGGCTTCACCTTCTACACCCACCCGGAGATCGAGTTCTTCCTCCTGAAGGACCGCCCGCTGGACGGCTCGCGCCCCACCCCCGCCGACAACTCCGGCTACTTCGACCACACCCCGCAGAACATCGGCATGGACTTCCGCCGCCAGGCGATCACCATGCTGGAGTCCATGGGCATCTCGGTCGAGTTCTCCCACCACGAGGGCGCCCCCGGCCAGCAGGAGATCGACCTCCGCTACGCCGACGCGCTCTCCACCGCCGACAACATCATGACCTTCCGCCTGGTCATGAAGCAGGTCGCCCTGGAGCAGGGCGTCCAGGCCACCTTCATGCCGAAGCCGTTCTCCGAGCACCCCGGCAGCGGCATGCACACCCACCTCTCGCTCTTCGAGGGCGACCGCAACGCGTTCTACGAGTCCGGCGCCGAGTACCAGCTCTCCAAGGTGGGCCGCTCCTTCATCGCGGGCCTGCTCCGGCACGCCGCCGAGATCTCCGCCGTCACCAACCAGTGGGTCAACTCGTACAAGCGCATCTGGGGCGGCTCCGAGCGCACCGCCGGCGCCGGCGGCGAGGCACCCTCCTACATCTGCTGGGGCCACAACAACCGCTCCGCCCTGGTCCGCGTGCCGATGTACAAGCCGGGCAAGACCGGCTCGGCCCGCGTCGAGGTCCGCTCCCTGGACTCCGGCGCCAACCCCTACCTCGCCTACGCCGTCCTCCTGGCCGCCGGCCTCAAGGGCATCGAGGAGGGCTACGAACTCCCGCCCGGCGCCGAGGACGACGTGTGGGCCCTGTCCAACGCCGAACGCCGCGCCATGGGCATCGAACCGCTCCCGCAGAACCTCGGCGAGGCCCTGACCCTCATGGAGGGCAGCGACCTGGTCGCCGAGACCCTGGGCGAACACGTCTTCGACTTCTTCCTGCGCAACAAGCGGCAGGAGTGGGAGGAG